Within the Buteo buteo chromosome 2, bButBut1.hap1.1, whole genome shotgun sequence genome, the region TTTACTgacctgcaggaggaaaaaaaaaaagtaataaaaacacCCATAAGACTCCAAACTACTACTACTATACAACTGCAAATAAATTTTGGCTAAAACTGTCACTCGCTGCATAGGGAAGCAGAGAAGCAGATTACAAATCATTGCAAAAGAATACACTTAAAAGTTGCAGTAtgttgtcttaaaaaaaagttttagtttTACATGCTTTTCCAGCCCACTCATCCGCTGCTGCCACTGAGAAACCTAACTTCAGTGGCGACACGGAGCCCTCGTAAcaaggaggctttttttttttttcctttatttaccGAAAATCAAGGGGCAGTTGTTTCTTAAAAGGAACTGGTATCTCGTCCGTCCTTCGCTTCCTGAGTGTACAATCAGAAGGGAAACTATATGGCTAAGCCTAACCACTCCAGGCTGGAAATTGTCCTGAAGGAAAGAGCTTCGCTGCCACTTTAAGGCATGGAGTAGGCTCTAGTGACCGATGAGAGTTTTTCCCTGTTAAGTTTAGGTTTGTCAATGCCATTCAGGCGTTTTTGCTTCTgccccaacaaacaaaaaccaaaatgaaaactaaaaaaaaaaaaaaaaacacaacttaAAAGTGCACCAGATAtacaaagttgtttttttctctaatgcaAAATGcccataactttttttttcttacttatcTCTTTAATACCAAACAAACCGTATAACCAGCCTgctgaaatgttattttgtttttgtgtttttttctcctgtgcgGTTTGAAGTAGCAGATATTTACAAGCTAACaaccataaaagaaaataagagagcAAAACCAACGAACAAAACTGCACAAGCAGTAAAAAGTTTGATAACTTGTGATGCTTTTCTTATcgatgaaacaaaacaacaacagaaatctATGATCGATGATCAACATGCTATAGTTAAACAAGAAAATGGtacaaaatagaaattattacCATACATGTCCAGCATGCaggattaatatttttaatgcagattttCGTATTTTTCTATATAATCAAGCAGGCAATAAAACTGatgagttttttttctttctttctttcattctttctttctttcctttcttagaTTGAATGTCCCATCTGAGTCCTGTGACTTATTTCTCAAAGCAGGCAATATATGAAGAGTTTGCATATATTGTCCTTTTTAGTTATTCTCTTTTCCAAGCAGGTAAATTGTGCATGAGATGGTGCTGTATATGTCCTCTCTTTTTCCAAGCAGGCAGTATGTTATAGATGGCTTGTTCAttgtccttttttattattattctcttAAAGTCCATCTCGTTCTGCAAGCAAGCGATCTATAAAACGCTCCACTTGtccttttctcctttgcctCTGCCTCTGTCCCTCTCTCTAACTCGCAAACGAAAGTCGAAAAGTTGCACTTTACCTCTCCCgtccccacccccagcctactttTCCCACAGCTACTCTAGAAGACTGGATGCTGCAAAAAAATCAAGtctctatttttctctccttctttctctctagTCAAGCAGACAGATGGATGGAGATGTCAGAGGAGGATGGGAGCGGGAGGGGAAGGTGACGGGGGTCaggtttggggggtgggggttttttgtttgttttttaattatttttgttaagcACTCACATGAAGAACTCGGGGGAAGATGGGTTGTCACTGGTGGAGCCGGCCTCTCTGAAGCCATTGCTGGCAAGTTTCTCACACTTGAGCTTGTAGGCATCTCTCTCTCTGGCGAGCCGGGTCACTTCTTGCTTGAGCTGTTCCACCTGCTGAATGAGCTGGGTCTTTTCGTTCTCCAGGTGGTGTTTCTGCTGGACACGTTTATACCTGCAGGACTGGGCATAGCCCCTGTTCTTCAAGGTCCTCCTCTTCTGCTTGAGGCGGATCACCTCGTCTTTGGTGAAGCCTCGGAGGTGCCTGTTGAGCTCCCTCACGGACATGGAGACCAGCTGGTCATCCGAGAACCGGTCCTCCACGCTGCTGGAGgggggatgctgctggtgcgagttctggagctgctgggaggagctggaggaggtggagggagtGGGAGAGGCCTGGTGGtgatgatggtggtggtggtgagggtGCCCGCTGCCGGCCAGGTCTTCGTGAGTGACGGCGGGGTACTGGTGGTGGTGTTGGTgatggtggtgatggtggtggtggtgggccCGGAAGCTCTCGAAGCCTTGCAGCTGCTGGGACACCTGGTGGGACCCGATGAGGGCTTCGACGGCGTCCTCCGGGGTGAGGTTCAGCGCCTCGGGGTTCATCTGCTGGTAGCTGTTGGCCATCCAGTACAGGTCCTCCAAGTGGGTCTTCTGCTCGGTGGGGCTGAAGCTGGGCGAGGAGGGCACGGAGCTGCAGGGGGTGCTGATGGGGGTGGAGGAGACGGAGCCGGCGGGCTGCAGGCGGGTGCAGTGCCTGCCCGAGCGGTCGTTCCTGCCCAGGGGCTCCTTCTTCACGTCGAACTTCATCAGGTCGAAGTCGTTGACGTACTCCATGGCCAGGGGGCTAGTGGGCAGCTCGGCTCCGATGCTGAGCTCTCCGGCCATCGCTGTCTTGCAGGCACCTCTCCCGGCGGAGGGGGCTGGAGACCTCACTCCAGCGCGCAGCCTGGCAGAGGGCTGGCCGCGCTCCCTTATTCCCAAGCAACTTTGGCTTTGCTTCCTCGCTTCCTTTCCTCCGCTCCCCCTCCACCGCCGCCTCCTTCTCCCGGCTTCTGGGGCTTCTTCAGTCCGAAGCAACAAAGCCAAGGACGAGCCGGCACCCGGGGCCGCCTGGATGCCTCCTGTCTTTTTGTATCGGCGTCTGCAACGCACCGcgggctgcagcagctcctggcactTAGGCACCCGGGCGCAAGGAGAAAGGAGCGGGAGCAGGAAgggcaaaagcaaaacaaaacaaagatgctgCCTTCGGGTCTGCGCAGGAAGAAGAACGGTGCAAAACGGCTAGCCCGTGCCCCCGTCTGCGTTTTGTAAGTCCGGAGCCTTCTCCCCGCGGTAGCAGAGCGCCGGAGCCTGCCGCAACTTTCCAGTCCGAGCAGGCGGCCGGGGGAGCGCACTGGCTATTTGGCGGCGGTGGCTGGGCTTTGCACGGGAGTTTTCGCCGGCGCTGGCAGcgcaagggaaggggagggaagagggggaggaaggaggggaaggaggaggaaaaaaaaaaaaaaaaaaaaaaaaaggaggagaggggggacGAGAAAAACCCAGGTCTCCGCTGTAGCTGCCGCCTCCAGCGCTCGTTGTGCAGCTGTGATTCGCAGCGCAGCCCCCCTTGGCTTCTTATACGGCCGTGCCCGCCGAGagcgcggcgggggccggggccggcggcggccgcgccaatggcagcgcggcggcggggccgggcccgggcgggcggcgggggcggcggggccgggcggcggcggcggcggcggcggcggggacgggggcgggggcgggggcgggccgcGCCGTGACAGCTCCGCAGCGCCAGCTGAGCGGCCGCcgctcccagccccgctgctcCGGGCGCTCCCCGCTTGCTCCCCCCTCCCGCACCGTCGCctcctcttttatttatttatttacttatttccaaccgcccccccccccccctgctcctccttttcGGCCTCTGCAATCCACAAAGGAGGACGGCTCGGGGACATCCTGCCCGTCCCTTTGTTCTAAATATAACAAAGTCCCTTTTTGCCCGCTGCCGTCCCGTAGCAAATTTCAAGGCGGTCAGCTTCCCCCCACACCCATCCCACGCACACGCATCGCCCCTTCCAACTTTATGTAAGCGTCCCCGGTGCGAAAGGTACCgcggcaaaaaaaaaagggccacGAACGCGCACCGGCTCCGGCCGGGGAGCGAGCGCTGGGGCTGCGGGGTGGTGCCGGGGGGGATGCGCTGCGAcccgggagggagggaagcaccGGCTCGGCAAGGCTGTCAGCTCTCCTTATACAACCGGGGAAATCCTCCCGGTTGCAGGAGGCAAATCTCTCCCTAAAGTAAAGCAAAGGCATTGACACAGACAATTGCAAATAttagggagagaagggagaaaatataattacATTTCAGTTCTGAGGGGACtgtgtttgctttcctctgctgttcCCTGAGTGAGTGACTGCATGCAAAGGAGTACTCGGCTTGTAaggttttttagttttttggtttttttttttttttggtccggtaacaggaattttttttttttgaacattttGTAACGATTAAGGGAGATTAGGACTTCTTTTTACACTGTTTTTACGCTCAAACAGACAGAAAGTGCGACCCCAAGTGTCCGTTTGGAGAATAACAGCTACTTTTCACGGGGAAAAAAcacccagggaaaaaaaaggggacgGGCGGGCGGGAGCGGAACCGAGCAGGAGCGGCAGCGGGAACCGGAGCGGGAGccggagcgggagcgggagcggggctgccgcggggccggcccggccccgccgctccggAGCTGCTCCTCCGCCCCCTGCACCTCAGCATCTcccatatccccccccccccctccaattTATTTAgccaaaagaacaaaaaaagttcaagatctgcttttcagaaaataattaggAGGGAACTGCCTTTCTGGAGCTGGGACAACACTGCTAAAGTCCCCAAGCGGAGAcatcccgtcccgtcccgtcccgccggCGTCGGTCCCTCCCTGCCGGACCCGAGCGCCATACCCGGGGCGAtgcccccagcccggccccgcttGTCCCGCTCCTCCACATTTCCGCGGAGCCAGCCGCGGCCGCGCAGAGAACGGAGGAGGCAAAAGTCGCACAAAGTcggcccccccccaaaaaaaattaaaaaaattctagggGTCCCTCCGGCAGCAGGTTGAAGGGATGGGGTGGAAACCGGGGAGGGGGAGTTGGATGAAATCCCCCTTCGCagtacaggcgctccggggttTAATTTCGTGCGGCAATGCCTCGTTTGAGTTTTTCCCAGTGACATTTGGATGGGACATAACTCCCGGTGAATAGTGCCCGAGAGGGGCCAGCTCCAGTGCTCCCCACGCGTTGTGGTCCTGGGGGGTGAGCGAGTGATTCCCTCCGCACCCCGCTCCCGCCTGAAGCGGGGCTGCGCTCCCGGGAGCACGCAGACATCCCTCCGCAGGTTGCCCCACTCTAAACGCGTATGGGGGAGGACACGCACGGAACAACCCGCTCCCCGCGCCCTGCGTCCCCCGTGGGCAACGCAGCCCCGGCGGTGCCGGAGGCTCCGGGCTCCGCACGGGCACGGCGCTGCTGGTTTCCCCATCAGTGCCAGATTTGGGAAATCGCCGCCTTTTCGCTGTTATCGAGCGGCCCCGAGGCAGAGAGGCGGAGGGCTCCGCGGTGCGCGGTTCCCCTCCGCGGAGAGGCAGGGGCCGGGCAGGGGGACCCGGCCaccctggcagagcagagcgGGACAGGAGCTCGGTGGTCCCCGTCCGGCaactgctgcctccctgggggcttggggggagCCGAGGGCCTCCCGTGCGGGTCCGCTGTAGTTATTATTTATGAGGTCCTGGAAGCTGCCTGGGGAGAGCTTTATTTTCACCTGCACGTCAAACGTTATCGTTGCCAGTGAGGGAAAGGGGACCCCGGCGAGCGCTGGGGAAGCTAGGATGCAGCCCTGCGAAATGTGCCATTAGATGGCTAATACTTTTCCCTCTCATAATTACTGAGGTATATTCACAAGGTGGAGCTACTGAAAGGCGGAGGAAGCATTGATCTGATTATGTCCCTGTCCATATACACTCTGTCccttttcttaatcttttaaaCTGCGAATTACAGATCGGTTTTGCGCGCCCATCCTCATCGTCATAAAATTTCGGGGCACTTTCTGGGTCAGTTTCTTTGCTCTTCCATCCCTCACTCCCCACTATAAAATACATCCCCCAAAACTTGCGACGTTACGCTGCTGGCTAAACTAAGAACAGCTTTGTGCCCCGAATCCCCCGTGAAAGGCCAATTTTGTTTATTGTAGAGCTTTTAATTCAGCCACCAAAGGTTATTCTCGCTGGGATTTATATGTTAGGGGGGCATGTTCCTCCGTCccatctatttctttttttaataaggtttGGGGAAGAATTAATGTtgctggagcagaagcagaggatTCCTGGGCTAAGCAGCCCAGCGAGGCAGCCCATGAGGAATTTCCCTTCCGCGGGGACAAGCCGCCGAGTCGGGTGGCCGCGGTGCTGCGCGCAGGGGGAGCTCCGCGCACCCCGGCCCTACGCACCCTAAAAGCCACCGCGGGGCAaagcggcggccccggcggctgCCGAAAGGATTTTCCCGTCCCCTCCGCGCCCGCGGAGGAAAAGTACCGCcgttgggggcgggggggagaagAGGCACCCACCTGCCCGGCATCGCAGCGCCGGGGCACAGCTCGCTTCCCCTCCAAGCCTTCCGAGAAATTTTTGTTTAAGTGCGACCTTCTCCCTACACCCGAAAGCTGCTAATCGAGcggctttaattttttttttctttctattttttgagATCCGTTTTTTGAAGGTTAGTTTCGAGTAAAGAATGACTCCTTCCCGCTCTCCCTcgtctcccccctccctttcgCAAACTCCGGCCAAATTCGGCAAGAGTTCAAAGAAAATGATAGTGACATTTCAGATCAGCTCGATCCGGCGTGTCCgcccagggcagggcagcgAGGGTCCTTGAGCCACTAAAATTTGAAAGCTCGCCCTTAAAACTGGAGCATATAGTTACCTATAGCTGTTTGGTTTGGTAGGGCTTCTGCCTGATGCCGGGCGGGGTGGTGGGGGGTGACATTTAGGAAGGGAACCGTATTACGGTGGCATCCCCATTCCCAAATCTTAGAAACAGCAGGTCTAGGTAACTGATAAAAAGAAGACTGTTACATATGTATTTTCCACGCTACTGGTTCTCTTGAGAAGCGCTCCTCGTTTTTGGTAGCCGACTGCTACTTTTTCCCCAGAACTAGCTTTTTTACCCCATAACATTAGTGGGATATGTTGTCTGAAATGGGAGTTTTGTTAACAAACACCCAAGCCGAAATCACCCGTGCCTGGCAGCCGGCACTGATGGAGGAAAAGGACATCACTTTCCTAATTCTTACCTCCCCTCGcttgatttttaatttcccaAACTGCAAGCAGACGCCGTGCTGtttgtcaggatttttttcccctgtgtaaGCAGCGAGGGACCTGGTTAATCATCTATCGCAGATACATGtgcatgagaaagaaaagtgttgaTGTTTGCTTGTTCGGGCTGATGGGAATGGCCCACGAATTTAGGATTAAATTACTAATGGTAATCATAAGTCtttgtttcctctctctctctctctcttttctgcgGGGATTGTCAAAGTAAAGCGTGCAACATTCTTTGGACAAAGTCTgcacagcagctttgcagtATAAAATAAGCTATTGTACCCTCCTGGGTTAACTGGGATCTCTTCAGATTTTAGCCTGAACCAGTTAAGAGCGGGGCAAATCCCAGTACTAACTTTAGACACGTTTTCACAGGTGGATCTGTGAGAAGGGAGTGGAGCAACACTTCAGAAGGGTAGGTTTTGtgggggtattttttttcccctagtctTCGCAGTGTCCAGCATTAAATTcctgcttgggggggggggggggggggtcgggatCAGTATGTGCGGGCAGCGGATTTGGGGTTTGCTCGgtcgccgggggggggggggggttgtcctGCAGAATAAGTGCAGCCGGACGGGTACTGCTCTACGGGACGGCGTAATTTAGGGGCTTGATTGGAGCGCACCACGTTTAGTTAAACCCGTGCCCTCGCCTGTGTCggtagctgggggggggtggtggtggtggtggtgcggAGCGGGTCCCCGGCGCAGGGAGGGGTCCCCTGCCCGTGGCGGCTCCCCCCGGAGCGGGGCCCGTCCCCGACCCCCCTCCGccgtccccctccccaaccAGCGCTGAACGCGGCTGCCGCCAGCGCCGCTTTGGAGGGGGCGGCTGCGGAccggggggagctggggggagcGCGACGGCTccgggagggaagggggggttGGAAAtcccgggggggggctgagaGCGCGGAGCGGGTCGCGGGGCACCGCACCAGCGCACGTTGGGGGTGATGCCCGGGCGAGGCTCCGCGTCCCTGCGAGGTTGGGTGGATGCAGGACCCGGGGAGcggggatttttttctttctttttcttttttttttttttttttgagggggcaGTGggcccccccccagtgccccccgcTGTTGGGGGTTAGCCCGggccggcagcgccgggcacAGGGTTGCACGGAGGAGAGgtccggggaggggggctgaaagggctgggggggggggctgcggtgcctttcctcctgcctttttgttcagagaaaaaagtGCAACTCTTCGGTGGCACCCTCTGCAGTTTGCTCGGGGTCTCGCTGCACCCTGGGGACGGGAAGGGGGTGTCCGAGATGAAATGGGAACATTTCACCCTCTTCTATAACGTCCCACGAGGGCGTGTTTGGCAGGGAGGTGAGCAGAGAGCAAAACATTCTCCTTCTAGTTATTTCTTCCAGCCTTAGCCCCATCATACCATGAATGAGCCGATCCAAACTTATTTTCAAGAGAATTTGTCTCTTTCTCATCATTTCCAAACTCTGCAGTCTCATCATAGCCCCCTCTCTAATACACGCTCTTGTTATTCCCTTTGCCACCATGGTAAAAATTGTTTCTAGCAGAAACACCTGATCTGGAAGCACAAAATCCCCTGTTCGAGCCCTGCTAGGATCAGCTTTCCTCCTGTGCTTGGCTGAGTTCTGCTTCCCACTTGAACCATGGCATGTTGAATTCATTATCTGAGCCCCTCTAGGAGCATTAGCTAATAAGCAGCACCAAAACCTTTCTGAGTGATCAGAAGTCGCCTTTTGGGACTGAAGTAGCCAGTAGAAGCTGAAGAACTATAATTACTGTAGTCGTATCTTGCAATGGCATTTCGTGTCATTCAAAGGTTTTTCAACTTGGACCGCATCTTACTAGAAAAAATTTCTCTCCATATCTGCTTCTCTTATGAATACAGAGGTACTGCACAGATGTCTGGGTGGGAAAAGTCATCTTCCCAAGGTTTTTAGTTTCCTTGGAAGGGATATAGAAAAGGGAGATGtcagggggacagggaaagtATCCTGGACCTACGCCCAATGTCACAAAGTCAGAAGCAGCCAGGAGATCTTCCAGAAAAGATCAGCATCCCTTTCTGGCCACAGTCTGCTGCCTGTTTTTCCAAGGGACTCAGTGGGAGACTTTCCTGACGATCAGATCTTTAGATGGTcaagaaggagggaaggaagatcTGGCCTCAGCTGTACTTGAGGAAACCCAGGACCATGCAAGcctcttttcagaaagaccAGCATCGCTTTAGGTTCAACGGCCGCGGCACCAGAAAGGCCActcacagcagagctgagcacGTCCCTTGGCCCTTCGCAGGATCAGGGGGCTGTCGTTACAGCCCAGGCGTCCACAGGCATGCTCCGGCACCCGCTGGCACCCGTACCCTTTCATTCAGACTGATTTGTAATTCCTTTTCATTGCACAAAGTCCTGGATCAAAAAACCTGCTTATATATAGAAAATTTTTGGAATTCCCTTTCCAGCGTTTGCCGCATAAGGATTTAAATATAATCATAAAGCCTATACTCTATCttcttctttttgctctttgcaCCTTTAGTCCCCATtagggattttgttttgtttctgttttgacagCCCCTGTATATATGTGTTTGTGGTTGTTCTGTACTGTTTCCTGATTTAATACCAGTGCAGTTACAGGAGAAGGATGCACCGTTAGCATTTTTTgctcaaagtatttttcaagcTCCTTTTTGATGTACTGGTCAGATTTGCAGCTTCTGTGCTCTTGTTGATCAGAAAAGGAAGGATCAGGTTTATTGTGCCCTTTGGGAATGAAGCTCTCTATTCACCTAAGGATTCTTAGGTGAATCTTATTCACCTATTTCTACGCTAGCCCCTCCATATAGATCCAGGTGTAGAAGAAAAGTGAGGAAATACTTAGTAGAAAGCTGTTATTCAGTGAAATTAAAGTccttctctgcatttctgagaGGAAAAGATGAGCCAAACTGGAAACAAGGTGGCTTCTGCAAGCCTCCACCTTCCTctccaaacatttttaagtcCTAAAcatgagaagggaaaagaagagagacaaaaaaagggaataatTCTGGGgaaatgcttttgtttgctcTCGTTACCCTGAGGAACACTTATTCAGTTGTTACCcagacaggggaaagaaaaaggctcCCGATCTTCGTTTCTTTTACATATAAACAGATCCACAGCCTTGAATAGCCCCAGATcagattcttttaaaatcagtctcGGAGTGCAAATTATGCTCCGTTTGCCCAAAAAAAATATTGGCTTATAGTGCAACTTGCCATTTTCTCTTTGGGAAATAAAACTGCGTTTTAGCATGTGTGTCCGTGTATTGCTGCGCGTTGTGAACACCTCCCAGCTCAAATCTCACTAGACCTCCAGGGCCTAGAAAAGCTGGAGATGTTTCCCATCGCTGGCCACTACAAGGATCCCATGGAGGGTCCGAGGGGAACAGATCTAACATGAACTCAGCCAGGACATGGGGATGGTTCACGAAGCTGATTGCTGTTCCTAGGGCAAGCTGCAGTTTCTCTGTAACTA harbors:
- the MAFB gene encoding transcription factor MafB, which produces MAGELSIGAELPTSPLAMEYVNDFDLMKFDVKKEPLGRNDRSGRHCTRLQPAGSVSSTPISTPCSSVPSSPSFSPTEQKTHLEDLYWMANSYQQMNPEALNLTPEDAVEALIGSHQVSQQLQGFESFRAHHHHHHHHHQHHHQYPAVTHEDLAGSGHPHHHHHHHHQASPTPSTSSSSSQQLQNSHQQHPPSSSVEDRFSDDQLVSMSVRELNRHLRGFTKDEVIRLKQKRRTLKNRGYAQSCRYKRVQQKHHLENEKTQLIQQVEQLKQEVTRLARERDAYKLKCEKLASNGFREAGSTSDNPSSPEFFM